Part of the Candidatus Saccharibacteria bacterium genome, GGTCAGAGCTTGAAATACCTATACCGGTGTCACGGATACCAAGTCGAACGTATTTACGGCCTTTTGGAGCCGCCTCAATTGTTACAGTGCCTTTGTCGGTGTATTTAATAGCGTTGGTGATAAAGTCCTGCAGAATCTCTTTGAGGCGCTCTGTGTTGGTCATAATGTCAGGCGTAGACTTGGCAATTTTAATCTTAAGTTTAAGACCAGCGTCCTTGGCCTGTGTCTCATAGTTACTATGAAGTTCTTCAATGACCGTTGAGGTGTTTTCTTTTGTTAGCGTGGTATCGAGTCGACCTTGTTCGGCATGTGCTAGCAACGTAATATCGTTCACGAGACTCGCTAAAAATACTATGTTTTTATGAGCTTGTTCTAAGAAGTCATTTTTTTGCTTGAGCGTCTTAACACTTGGCAGTAGCGCGGTTGAAATATTGGCTTCGGTAATAGCTATAGGCGTACGCAGCTCATGGCTGACAATAGAAATAAATTCATCGCGTTGTTCTTCAATGGTTTTTTCTTTTGTGATGTCCCGAAGCAAAATAATATAGCCGGTTTGACCTTCTTCAGTAACAGAAACCCGCACCGGCGCTAAGTTTACAAATATGTTAAGAGTTTCTTTTAGATTGTTTTTGTATAAAACGTCATCGCGCTGAATAATTCTCCCAGTTTTTTGAGCTTCGGCGATTATGTTATAGGCTTTCTTTGTTTCTTTGTCTTTGAGCTTCAGATATTCTTGAAGATTTTTACCAGTTAGTGTTTCGTTTGTATTGAACAGAATTAGTGCAGCACCGTTGTAGAGCTGAATTTTTCCGTCTTGGTCAGTTGCAACCACGGCGTCAGCCATACTATTAATAAGCGAAACGATCCTATTGCGCTCTAAACTAGCTTCATTACTGAAATCTACTAACTTCCTGCGCTCTTTTTGGTCTTGTTTTGAATAGCCAACAATTGTGGCACCCAAGGCTCCCATTACAAAGACTCGCAGTATAAGGTTCGCCAGA contains:
- a CDS encoding PAS domain S-box protein, producing MPQEYTFSSYDENIHRDYVTRVVEISIYVIISLLFINGELYSNSNWFWAIIGAAFLYEFMPLLSERFRSITHRLPTSVFNYSLFALLIIFYIPVGNSLVLIGFLLVAMSSYWLSWLGLITSFFAITTAYALAPLYQLSSVNYDDLANLILRVFVMGALGATIVGYSKQDQKERRKLVDFSNEASLERNRIVSLINSMADAVVATDQDGKIQLYNGAALILFNTNETLTGKNLQEYLKLKDKETKKAYNIIAEAQKTGRIIQRDDVLYKNNLKETLNIFVNLAPVRVSVTEEGQTGYIILLRDITKEKTIEEQRDEFISIVSHELRTPIAITEANISTALLPSVKTLKQKNDFLEQAHKNIVFLASLVNDITLLAHAEQGRLDTTLTKENTSTVIEELHSNYETQAKDAGLKLKIKIAKSTPDIMTNTERLKEILQDFITNAIKYTDKGTVTIEAAPKGRKYVRLGIRDTGIGISSSDLKKVFEKFYRSEDFRTREHSGTGLGLYIAHKLAALISAKIGAESEIDKGSFFYIDVPVAKD